A stretch of Candidatus Symbiobacter mobilis CR DNA encodes these proteins:
- a CDS encoding BrnA antitoxin family protein translates to MSKPASRHTLGSDLARVDAHRIKPHEYKELPELTDEMLGRAVINKGGRPKSENPRQLISIRLPVEVIEKWRATGPGWQTRMAEHLARIPTPRSKSTA, encoded by the coding sequence GTGAGCAAACCCGCCTCGCGCCATACTTTGGGTTCTGACTTGGCGCGCGTTGACGCGCACCGCATCAAGCCTCACGAGTACAAGGAACTGCCCGAGCTGACCGATGAGATGCTTGGCCGAGCGGTCATCAACAAGGGTGGTAGGCCCAAGTCAGAGAACCCGCGCCAACTGATAAGCATCAGACTGCCTGTTGAAGTCATCGAGAAGTGGCGAGCCACTGGTCCGGGCTGGCAAACACGCATGGCTGAGCATTTGGCTCGCATTCCAACTCCAAGATCGAAGAGCACCGCCTAA
- the rhuM gene encoding virulence protein RhuM/Fic/DOC family protein, which yields MEQNKIQIYQTEDGKAQIDVRLEQETVWLRQEQMSELFGRDQSVVSRHIRNALAEGEVSEKSNMQKMHIANSDKPVTLYDLDVIISVGYRIKSGRGVQFRRWATQVLRQHLVKGYTLHQARFEQNAAELEQALALIRKAAQTQTLTAEAGSGLVEIVSRYTQTFLWLQRYDEGMLTEPGGQPGGDLPTEAEAMRSLTALKQSLMKRGEATELFAQLRGDGLSALLGNLNQTVFGEPAYPTIESKAAHLLYFVVKNHPFADGNKRSGAFLFVDFLHRNGRLLNPQGEPVINDTGLAALTLLVAESDPKQKETLIRLIVNMLALNQVSGNG from the coding sequence ATGGAACAGAACAAAATCCAGATTTACCAAACCGAGGATGGCAAGGCTCAGATCGATGTCAGGCTGGAGCAGGAGACAGTCTGGCTGCGGCAGGAGCAGATGAGCGAATTATTTGGGCGCGATCAATCTGTTGTCTCGCGGCATATCCGCAATGCTTTGGCCGAGGGCGAGGTCAGCGAAAAAAGCAATATGCAAAAAATGCATATTGCAAATTCCGACAAGCCGGTCACCCTTTATGACCTGGATGTGATTATTTCAGTCGGTTACCGCATCAAGTCCGGGCGGGGAGTGCAGTTCCGGCGCTGGGCTACCCAAGTGCTGCGGCAGCACCTGGTGAAGGGGTACACCCTGCATCAGGCCCGCTTCGAGCAAAACGCTGCCGAGCTGGAACAGGCGCTGGCCTTGATCCGCAAGGCGGCGCAAACTCAGACCCTCACCGCCGAGGCGGGCAGCGGGCTGGTGGAGATCGTCAGCCGCTATACCCAGACCTTTCTCTGGCTGCAACGCTACGACGAGGGGATGTTGACCGAACCGGGGGGCCAGCCAGGCGGGGATCTGCCCACGGAGGCGGAGGCCATGCGTTCGCTAACAGCGCTCAAGCAGTCGTTGATGAAGCGGGGTGAAGCGACCGAGCTTTTTGCCCAACTGCGGGGCGATGGATTGAGTGCGCTGTTGGGGAACCTGAATCAGACGGTTTTTGGCGAGCCAGCTTACCCCACCATCGAAAGCAAGGCCGCTCACCTGCTCTATTTTGTGGTCAAAAATCACCCGTTTGCCGACGGCAACAAACGCAGCGGCGCCTTTCTGTTCGTCGATTTTCTGCACCGCAATGGCCGCCTGCTCAATCCCCAAGGCGAGCCGGTCATCAACGATACCGGTTTGGCTGCGCTGACTTTGCTGGTGGCAGAGTCTGATCCCAAACAAAAAGAGACGCTGATTCGTCTCATCGTGAATATGCTGGCGCTCAATCAGGTCAGTGGGAATGGATAA
- a CDS encoding type I restriction endonuclease subunit R, with the protein MDKLTESAIETFAIGLFEKLGYQYIYGPDIAPDSETPERERFEDVLLLKRLRSAVARINPSIPADVREEAIKQVQRLNSPELIANNEAFHRMLTEGIKVVYQDRGNERGDLVWLVDFANPDNNEFVIANQLTVIGHSDHGHQSKRPDVVLFVNGLPLVVMELKNAADENATIKTAYQQLQTYKEVIPSLFTYNGLLVISDGLEAKVGSLSAGLSRFMAWKTADGKLEASALISQMETLINGLLNKATLLDLLRHFIVFEKSKKEDPATGVISISTVKKLAAYHQYYAVNAAVVSTLRAASSAVPCVAQTPESYGVASVKTQPPGDRKAGVVWHTQGSGKSLSMVFYTGKIVLTLDNPTIVVITDRNDLDDQLFDTFAACTQVLRQEPVQVDDRKDLKRLLKVGSGGVIFTTMQKFQPEEGNVYEELTDRRNVVVIADEAHRTQYGFKAKTVDEKDAQGNLIGKRVVYGFAKYLRDALPNATYLGFTGTPIEKTDVNTPAVFGNYVDIYDIAQAVEDGATKKIYYESRLARVSLSDEGKKLIAELDEELEQDELTETQKAKAKWTQMEALVGAEQRIRNVAQDLVAHFEKRQEVFAGKAMVVAMSRRIAAELYAEIIKLKPEWHSPDLTKGVIKVVMTAASADGPTLAGHHTTKQQRKTLAERMKDPEDELKLVIVRDMWLTGFDAPCMHTLYIDKPMQGHNLMQAIARVNRVYGDKPAGLVVDYLGIASDLKQALSFYADAGGKGAPMLAQEQAVALMLEKIEVVAGMYHGFPYEDYFEADTAKKLSMILAAEEHILGLEDGKKRYIDQVTALSQAFAIAIPHEQAMDVKDEIAFFQAVKARLAKFDSTGSGRTNDEIESTIHQVIDKALVSEQVIDVFDAAGIKKPDISILSEEFLLELKNREHKNVALEVLKKLLGDEIKARAKKNLVQSRTLMEMLQDAIKRYHAKVITAVEVMDELINISREIVKSDKQAKEMGMSDYEYAFYTAVANNDSARELMQQDKLRELAVVLFEKVKANASIDWTIKESVRAKLKVIVKRTLRQFGYPPDMQKLATETVLKQAEMLANELSRKTDNVH; encoded by the coding sequence ATGGATAAGCTCACCGAGTCGGCCATCGAAACCTTCGCTATCGGGCTATTCGAGAAACTCGGTTACCAATACATCTACGGGCCGGATATTGCGCCAGACAGCGAAACGCCGGAGCGTGAGCGCTTCGAGGATGTGTTGCTGCTGAAGCGACTGCGCTCGGCGGTGGCGCGCATCAACCCGTCCATTCCTGCCGATGTGCGCGAGGAGGCCATCAAACAGGTTCAGCGCCTGAACTCGCCGGAGCTGATCGCCAACAACGAAGCCTTTCACCGCATGCTGACCGAGGGCATCAAGGTCGTCTATCAGGACAGAGGCAACGAGCGCGGCGATCTGGTGTGGCTGGTGGATTTTGCCAATCCCGATAACAATGAATTCGTCATTGCCAATCAGTTGACGGTGATCGGCCATTCGGATCATGGGCATCAGAGCAAGCGCCCGGATGTGGTCTTGTTCGTCAATGGTCTGCCGCTGGTGGTGATGGAACTCAAGAATGCTGCCGATGAAAACGCCACCATCAAAACCGCTTATCAGCAATTGCAGACCTACAAGGAAGTGATTCCCAGCCTGTTCACCTACAACGGTTTGTTGGTGATTTCCGACGGGTTGGAGGCCAAGGTGGGTTCGCTCTCAGCAGGGCTGTCGCGCTTCATGGCGTGGAAGACGGCGGACGGCAAGTTGGAGGCATCCGCGCTGATCAGTCAGATGGAGACTTTGATCAATGGCCTGTTGAACAAGGCGACGCTGCTGGATTTGCTGCGCCACTTCATTGTGTTTGAAAAGTCGAAGAAGGAAGACCCGGCAACGGGTGTGATCAGCATCAGCACGGTGAAGAAGCTGGCAGCGTATCACCAGTACTACGCCGTCAACGCGGCGGTGGTTTCCACCTTGCGGGCAGCAAGTAGCGCGGTGCCGTGTGTGGCGCAAACACCGGAAAGCTACGGCGTTGCGAGCGTCAAAACCCAGCCGCCGGGCGACCGCAAGGCCGGGGTGGTGTGGCACACGCAGGGCAGCGGCAAGTCGCTGTCGATGGTGTTCTACACCGGCAAGATCGTGCTGACGCTGGATAACCCCACCATTGTCGTGATCACCGACCGCAACGATCTGGATGATCAACTGTTCGATACCTTTGCCGCCTGTACGCAGGTGTTGCGACAGGAGCCGGTGCAGGTGGATGACCGCAAAGATCTGAAGCGGTTGTTGAAGGTTGGCTCTGGCGGGGTGATCTTCACCACCATGCAAAAGTTCCAGCCCGAAGAAGGCAATGTCTATGAGGAACTGACCGACCGCCGCAATGTGGTGGTGATCGCCGACGAGGCGCACCGTACCCAGTACGGCTTCAAGGCCAAAACCGTGGATGAGAAGGACGCGCAAGGCAACCTCATCGGCAAGCGGGTGGTGTACGGCTTTGCCAAGTATCTGCGCGATGCCCTGCCCAATGCGACCTATCTGGGATTCACCGGGACGCCCATCGAAAAGACCGATGTCAATACCCCGGCGGTGTTCGGCAATTACGTTGACATTTACGACATTGCCCAGGCGGTGGAAGATGGCGCAACCAAGAAGATTTATTATGAAAGCCGCCTGGCGAGGGTGTCGCTCAGCGATGAGGGCAAAAAACTGATTGCCGAGCTGGATGAGGAATTGGAACAGGACGAGTTGACCGAGACCCAGAAGGCCAAGGCCAAATGGACGCAGATGGAGGCCCTGGTCGGTGCCGAGCAGCGTATCCGGAATGTGGCGCAGGACCTCGTCGCGCATTTCGAGAAGCGACAGGAAGTGTTTGCGGGCAAGGCGATGGTTGTGGCCATGTCGCGGCGCATTGCGGCAGAACTGTATGCAGAGATCATCAAGCTGAAACCAGAATGGCATTCACCCGACCTGACCAAGGGTGTGATCAAGGTGGTGATGACGGCGGCCTCTGCGGATGGCCCGACACTGGCCGGGCATCACACCACCAAACAACAACGCAAGACCCTCGCCGAGCGGATGAAAGACCCCGAGGACGAGTTGAAGCTGGTCATCGTGCGCGATATGTGGCTCACCGGCTTCGATGCGCCCTGTATGCACACCTTGTACATCGACAAGCCCATGCAGGGCCACAACCTGATGCAGGCCATCGCACGGGTGAATCGGGTATATGGCGATAAGCCAGCGGGTTTGGTAGTGGATTACCTGGGCATTGCCTCTGATCTCAAACAGGCTTTGTCGTTCTATGCCGATGCCGGAGGCAAGGGCGCCCCCATGCTGGCCCAGGAACAGGCTGTAGCGTTGATGCTGGAAAAGATCGAAGTGGTGGCTGGCATGTATCACGGCTTCCCTTACGAGGATTATTTCGAAGCCGACACCGCCAAGAAACTCTCCATGATTCTGGCGGCCGAGGAGCATATCCTCGGGCTGGAAGATGGCAAGAAGCGCTATATCGACCAAGTCACCGCTTTGTCGCAGGCGTTCGCCATCGCCATTCCGCACGAGCAAGCCATGGATGTAAAGGATGAAATCGCCTTCTTTCAGGCGGTGAAGGCGCGGCTGGCGAAGTTCGACAGCACCGGTTCAGGTCGTACCAACGACGAAATTGAATCGACCATTCACCAGGTGATCGACAAGGCGCTGGTGTCGGAGCAAGTGATTGATGTGTTTGACGCTGCCGGAATCAAGAAGCCTGATATTTCAATTCTTTCTGAAGAGTTCTTGCTGGAGCTAAAAAACAGGGAGCATAAAAACGTCGCACTGGAAGTGCTCAAAAAACTGCTGGGCGACGAAATCAAGGCACGCGCCAAAAAGAACCTGGTGCAAAGCCGGACGCTGATGGAAATGCTGCAAGACGCCATCAAGCGTTACCATGCCAAGGTGATCACGGCGGTGGAGGTCATGGACGAGCTGATCAACATCAGCAGGGAGATCGTCAAGTCAGACAAGCAAGCCAAAGAGATGGGCATGAGCGACTATGAGTACGCCTTCTATACCGCCGTGGCCAACAACGACAGCGCCAGAGAGTTAATGCAACAGGACAAGCTACGCGAACTGGCTGTGGTGCTGTTTGAAAAGGTAAAGGCCAATGCCTCAATCGATTGGACAATCAAGGAAAGCGTGAGGGCGAAACTCAAAGTCATTGTCAAAAGGACTTTGAGGCAATTCGGGTATCCGCCGGACATGCAGAAGCTGGCCACCGAGACGGTGCTTAAGCAGGCAGAGATGCTGGCGAATGAGTTGTCAAGGAAAACTGACAATGTACATTAG
- a CDS encoding group II intron maturase-specific domain-containing protein — protein MDIDLAKFFDTVNHDVLMNLLGRTIAGKRLLCLIMRGWTAYFGISQYYRPVPELDEWIRRRI, from the coding sequence GTGGACATTGATCTGGCCAAGTTTTTCGACACCGTCAACCATGACGTGCTGATGAACTTGCTAGGGCGAACCATTGCGGGCAAGCGACTGCTGTGCCTGATTATGCGGGGGTGGACGGCGTACTTTGGCATCAGCCAGTATTACCGCCCGGTACCCGAACTGGACGAGTGGATCAGAAGGCGCATCTGA
- a CDS encoding BrnT family toxin — protein sequence MRLTYDPAKRLKTLAERGLDFEDAALVFHGLTVEVEDTRKDYGERRILCFGLLHARLVVIGYTPRGADRHVFSMRKANEREQTRLAPYFGF from the coding sequence GTGCGCCTGACCTACGATCCAGCCAAGCGACTGAAGACCCTGGCTGAGCGCGGACTCGACTTCGAGGACGCCGCCCTTGTGTTCCACGGGCTGACCGTGGAGGTGGAAGACACACGCAAAGACTATGGGGAGCGCCGGATTCTCTGCTTCGGGCTCCTCCATGCGCGTTTGGTCGTCATTGGGTACACACCGCGTGGCGCGGATCGCCACGTGTTCAGTATGCGAAAGGCAAACGAACGTGAGCAAACCCGCCTCGCGCCATACTTTGGGTTCTGA
- a CDS encoding ORF6N domain-containing protein, with protein sequence MSDSSLILADNIQRHIYTIRGIQVMFDEELAKLYGVETKRLNEQVKRNIERFPAEFMFQPSEAELENLRSQFATSSWGGRRHSPYVFTEQGIAMLSAVLRSETAVKVSVQIMNAFVAMRRFLLSNAQVFQRLDSLELWQAQTDQKVERLLNAIEDQSVIPKQGIFYDGQVFDAYAFVADLIRAAGRRIILIDNYVDESVLLLLAKRKAGVSVQLLTRTISRELSQDIDKFNAQYPPIEAREFTLAHDRFLIIDDDIYHIGASLKDLGKKWFAFSRMEMGVMEMLGRVGL encoded by the coding sequence ATGAGCGATAGCTCCTTGATTCTTGCTGATAATATTCAAAGACACATCTACACCATACGCGGCATTCAGGTCATGTTTGATGAAGAGCTGGCGAAATTGTACGGGGTAGAAACCAAGCGGCTCAATGAACAGGTGAAACGCAATATCGAAAGATTCCCTGCCGAGTTTATGTTTCAACCTTCAGAGGCTGAACTCGAAAACTTGAGGTCGCAATTTGCGACCTCAAGTTGGGGCGGACGAAGACACTCACCCTATGTCTTTACCGAACAGGGTATTGCCATGCTTTCGGCAGTGCTCCGCAGTGAAACGGCAGTCAAAGTCAGCGTTCAAATCATGAACGCTTTTGTCGCCATGCGCCGCTTTCTTCTTTCTAACGCCCAAGTCTTTCAGCGATTGGACAGTCTGGAATTGTGGCAAGCCCAGACCGATCAGAAAGTTGAACGACTCCTCAACGCTATTGAAGATCAATCGGTGATCCCCAAGCAGGGGATTTTTTACGACGGTCAGGTTTTTGATGCCTACGCCTTTGTAGCCGACCTGATCCGCGCCGCCGGCCGCCGGATTATCCTTATCGACAACTATGTGGACGAAAGTGTGTTGCTTCTGCTCGCCAAGCGCAAGGCGGGGGTGAGTGTGCAACTGCTGACCAGAACAATAAGCCGCGAACTCTCCCAGGACATCGACAAATTTAACGCGCAGTACCCGCCGATCGAAGCGCGAGAATTCACACTCGCCCACGACCGATTTTTGATCATCGACGACGATATCTACCACATCGGTGCCTCGCTGAAGGATTTGGGCAAGAAGTGGTTTGCGTTTTCGAGGATGGAGATGGGGGTTATGGAGATGTTGGGGAGGGTGGGGTTATGA
- a CDS encoding restriction endonuclease subunit S, with amino-acid sequence MSEWKECNLAKAPLEILDGDRGKNYPSQDEFMPRGYCLFLSTKNVRIDGFEFSECQFIRKERDELLRKGKLERDDLVLTTRGTVGNLGFYDSSIIYDNVRINSGMVIIRPKKDKLLPAFNYYLFRKLQSDFHTFTSGSAQPQLPIRDMKEVEVSIPPSPNNAPSPRCFPALTTKSTCSTAQTKPSKAWPKPSSASGSWKKRRRIGKQ; translated from the coding sequence ATGAGCGAGTGGAAAGAATGCAATCTGGCTAAAGCCCCATTGGAGATACTTGATGGTGACCGAGGCAAGAACTACCCGTCGCAGGATGAATTCATGCCACGCGGATACTGTCTTTTTTTAAGCACGAAAAACGTGCGTATTGATGGATTTGAATTTTCTGAATGCCAATTTATAAGGAAAGAACGAGATGAATTGCTTCGCAAAGGTAAACTGGAACGCGATGATTTAGTTTTGACAACTCGTGGAACTGTCGGGAATTTGGGCTTTTATGATTCATCAATAATTTACGATAACGTCCGAATTAACTCAGGAATGGTAATCATTAGACCTAAGAAGGATAAACTACTGCCAGCATTCAACTATTACCTTTTCAGAAAGTTACAGAGCGATTTCCATACATTTACTTCAGGTAGCGCACAACCGCAGTTACCCATAAGAGATATGAAGGAAGTTGAAGTATCTATCCCCCCCTCCCCGAACAACGCGCCATCGCCTCGGTGCTTTCCAGCCTTGACGACAAAATCAACCTGCTCCACCGCCCAAACAAAACCCTCGAAGGCATGGCCGAAACCCTCTTCCGCCAGTGGTTCGTGGAAGAAGCGCAGGAGGATTGGGAAACAGTAA
- the istB gene encoding IS21-like element helper ATPase IstB, which translates to MLMEQTVQTLKTLRLPGMLAAFEEQQTNSAAASLSFDERFAMLVDREQTWRENRRVSRLLREARMKSGQACLEDVRYGTDRKLDKASMAQLGSCQWIRAHQNVILTGATGCGKTWLACALGNAACRQGLSVAYVRTPRFFEELRIAHGDGSFGKKLASLSKTDLLILDDWGLAALNQSERNDLLEVLDDRVGSRSTLITSQLPVEHWHAYLNDPTLADAILDRVIHAAHKIALAGESMRKQKELQ; encoded by the coding sequence ATGTTGATGGAACAGACCGTACAAACTCTCAAGACCCTGCGTCTGCCTGGCATGCTTGCCGCATTCGAAGAGCAGCAGACGAATAGCGCAGCCGCCAGCCTGTCATTCGACGAACGATTCGCCATGCTCGTCGATCGTGAACAGACTTGGCGGGAAAACCGCCGTGTTTCTCGTCTGCTGCGCGAGGCCCGCATGAAGTCTGGTCAAGCGTGCCTGGAGGATGTGCGCTACGGCACCGACCGGAAACTGGACAAAGCGTCCATGGCGCAGCTAGGTTCCTGCCAGTGGATACGAGCGCATCAAAATGTGATTTTGACGGGTGCCACGGGGTGTGGAAAGACCTGGCTTGCTTGCGCACTGGGCAACGCCGCATGCCGTCAGGGACTGTCCGTGGCGTATGTTCGTACCCCCCGGTTCTTCGAGGAACTGCGCATCGCGCACGGTGATGGCAGTTTCGGCAAGAAATTGGCCAGCCTGTCCAAGACGGACTTGCTGATCCTGGACGATTGGGGCCTGGCTGCGCTCAACCAGTCCGAGCGCAATGACCTGCTGGAGGTTCTCGACGATCGCGTCGGCTCCCGATCGACCCTGATAACGAGCCAATTGCCGGTCGAGCATTGGCATGCCTACCTGAACGATCCCACACTGGCCGATGCCATTCTCGACCGAGTCATCCATGCTGCGCACAAGATTGCCCTAGCGGGCGAATCCATGCGCAAACAGAAAGAACTTCAGTGA
- a CDS encoding N-6 DNA methylase yields MQSEKFVTGHQGKVDDISIYGQESNLTTWRLAKMNLAIRHLDSSQVKWNNEGSFLNDTHKDLKADYVIANPPFNDSDWSGDLLRKDGRWQHGVPPTGNANYAWIQHFLYHLNPGGQAGFVLAKGALTSKSSGEGDIRKALVEARLVDCIVNLPAKLFLNTQIPACLWFLSRNRLNPSPFGRGAGGEGFRNRADEILFIDARNLGHLINRRTKEFSAEDIATITRTYHAWRSPVGAGPHACPDDIGKPQSGKPQTGQPRGVAPTYADIPGFCASVGIDRVRELDYVLTPGRYVGLPDDEDDFDFKERFTQLKAEFEAQLQEEAKLNALIAESLGRVRV; encoded by the coding sequence GTGCAATCAGAAAAGTTCGTGACCGGCCACCAGGGTAAGGTCGACGACATCTCCATTTACGGGCAGGAGAGCAACCTGACCACCTGGCGTCTGGCCAAGATGAACCTTGCCATCCGCCACCTCGACAGCTCGCAGGTGAAATGGAACAACGAAGGCTCCTTCCTCAACGACACCCATAAAGACCTCAAGGCCGATTACGTCATCGCCAATCCACCCTTCAACGACAGCGACTGGAGCGGCGACCTGCTGCGCAAGGATGGCCGCTGGCAACACGGCGTGCCGCCCACCGGCAACGCCAACTACGCCTGGATTCAACACTTCCTCTATCACCTGAACCCCGGCGGACAGGCCGGTTTCGTGCTCGCCAAGGGCGCGCTCACCTCCAAAAGCTCCGGCGAGGGTGACATCCGCAAGGCGCTGGTCGAGGCGCGGCTGGTGGACTGCATCGTCAATCTGCCCGCCAAGCTGTTTTTGAACACCCAAATCCCCGCCTGCCTGTGGTTTCTGAGCCGCAACCGCCTAAACCCCTCGCCCTTTGGGAGAGGGGCTGGGGGTGAGGGCTTTCGCAACCGCGCAGATGAAATCCTGTTTATCGACGCCCGCAACCTCGGCCACCTCATCAACCGCCGCACCAAGGAGTTTTCCGCAGAAGACATCGCCACCATCACCCGCACCTATCATGCGTGGCGATCCCCCGTAGGGGCAGGCCCCCATGCCTGCCCCGATGACATTGGGAAACCGCAATCAGGGAAACCGCAAACTGGGCAACCACGGGGGGTTGCCCCTACGTATGCCGACATTCCCGGTTTCTGTGCATCTGTCGGTATTGATCGCGTCCGTGAGTTGGACTATGTGCTCACGCCGGGACGGTATGTCGGCCTGCCGGACGATGAGGACGACTTCGATTTCAAGGAACGTTTTACCCAGCTCAAGGCGGAGTTTGAGGCGCAGTTGCAGGAAGAAGCGAAACTGAATGCCTTGATTGCAGAGAGTTTGGGGAGGGTGAGGGTATGA
- the istA gene encoding IS21 family transposase, producing MPQERLSMRKIRDVLRYRNDTDLSLEAIARALRLSKGVVSKYLKLAENAGLKWPLPDDLDDGALEHRLYRQLAARESAFVEPDHALIHQELKKKGVTLTLLWEEYKQEAGETAYQYTAFCTRYRAWAGSLKRSMRQIHRAGEKLFADFAGPTVAIFDADTGESRVASIFVAVLGASSYTFACATAGQTQADWLGGLARALEFIGGVTKLIVPDNPKALVKVANAYEPELNRATAEFAQHYGTVILPARPKKPQDKAKVEVGVQVVERWILARLRHRQFFSLVELDSAVGELLPVLNDRPFKKLPGSRREAFERLDVACLKALPTTRFELADWKRARVNIDYHVEFEGHFYSVPHVLARQEVELRITQGMVEILARNRRVAGHARNTSKGNYTTVAEHMPAAHRAHAEWTPGKLIAWGTLVGVATGELVQRMLLEKQHSEQGYRACLGLMRLARKVGAERMEAACTRALAIGAYRFRSVASILDKGLDRQPVDPTKTDTPLPSHANVRGPDYYH from the coding sequence ATGCCACAAGAGAGACTATCCATGAGAAAAATTCGAGACGTACTGCGTTACCGAAACGACACTGACCTGAGTCTGGAGGCGATTGCCCGGGCGCTGAGGCTATCGAAAGGGGTGGTATCGAAATACCTGAAGCTGGCGGAGAACGCCGGGCTGAAATGGCCATTGCCAGACGACCTGGATGACGGCGCTCTGGAGCATCGGCTGTATCGCCAATTGGCTGCCCGGGAGTCGGCATTTGTTGAGCCTGACCATGCGCTGATCCACCAGGAGCTGAAGAAGAAAGGTGTCACTCTCACCCTGCTGTGGGAAGAGTACAAGCAAGAGGCCGGGGAAACGGCTTACCAGTACACAGCTTTTTGTACCCGCTACAGAGCTTGGGCTGGTTCGCTCAAGCGCTCGATGCGTCAGATTCACCGTGCAGGTGAAAAGCTGTTTGCCGACTTTGCGGGCCCGACCGTTGCGATCTTCGATGCCGACACTGGTGAGAGCAGAGTGGCGAGCATCTTTGTTGCCGTGCTGGGCGCATCCAGCTACACCTTTGCTTGTGCAACGGCTGGGCAAACGCAGGCAGACTGGCTGGGCGGGCTGGCCAGGGCGCTCGAGTTCATAGGTGGCGTGACAAAACTGATCGTTCCGGACAATCCCAAGGCGCTGGTCAAAGTCGCCAACGCTTATGAGCCGGAACTGAACCGGGCAACAGCCGAATTTGCCCAACACTACGGAACGGTGATATTGCCTGCGCGACCGAAGAAGCCGCAGGACAAGGCGAAGGTCGAAGTGGGTGTTCAGGTGGTCGAGCGCTGGATTCTGGCGCGACTACGGCATCGCCAATTCTTCTCGCTGGTGGAACTGGACAGTGCCGTAGGTGAACTATTGCCAGTGCTGAACGACCGGCCATTCAAGAAACTGCCTGGTTCCCGGCGGGAAGCATTCGAGAGGCTGGACGTTGCGTGCCTGAAAGCCCTGCCGACCACCCGATTCGAACTGGCAGACTGGAAACGCGCACGTGTCAATATCGACTATCACGTCGAGTTCGAGGGCCATTTCTACAGCGTACCGCATGTGCTGGCGCGGCAGGAAGTCGAATTGCGCATTACGCAAGGAATGGTGGAAATCCTGGCTCGCAATCGCAGGGTGGCAGGCCATGCGCGCAATACCAGCAAAGGCAACTACACGACCGTGGCCGAACACATGCCGGCGGCGCACCGCGCCCATGCAGAGTGGACACCTGGGAAGTTGATCGCCTGGGGGACTTTGGTAGGCGTTGCCACTGGCGAATTGGTTCAGCGCATGCTCCTGGAAAAGCAGCATTCAGAGCAGGGGTACCGCGCCTGCCTCGGCCTGATGCGTTTGGCCCGCAAGGTGGGCGCGGAACGGATGGAAGCCGCCTGTACCCGGGCACTGGCTATTGGCGCGTATCGCTTCCGGTCGGTGGCATCGATCCTGGACAAAGGTCTTGATCGCCAGCCCGTCGATCCCACCAAAACTGACACGCCCTTGCCCAGCCATGCCAATGTGCGTGGGCCTGATTACTACCACTGA
- a CDS encoding restriction endonuclease subunit S, producing MAETLFRQWFVEEAQEDWETVKVCDFVKTNVLSITNNSKLKTIRYLDTGSLNEGIIEGFQILDMNDAPSRARRIVKHNDILISTVRPDQKHYGIIKHPDEDIIVSTGFCVISCQTINPHFIYILLTMSDMTEYLHSIAEASTSTYPSLKPSDIECLEFKRPPDDRLREFSVYADNAWGKIEYNHIQIRTLETLRDTLLPKLMSGEVRVDYKH from the coding sequence ATGGCCGAAACCCTCTTCCGCCAGTGGTTCGTGGAAGAAGCGCAGGAGGATTGGGAAACAGTAAAAGTCTGTGATTTCGTAAAGACGAATGTTTTGAGTATTACAAATAACTCAAAGCTAAAAACAATTCGATATTTGGATACGGGATCGTTAAATGAGGGAATCATTGAAGGCTTTCAGATTCTTGATATGAATGACGCACCAAGCAGGGCGCGACGTATCGTTAAACACAATGACATCCTGATTTCTACCGTTCGCCCTGATCAAAAACACTACGGAATAATTAAACATCCCGATGAGGATATTATCGTTTCAACTGGCTTTTGCGTCATCAGTTGTCAAACCATTAATCCTCATTTCATTTATATCTTGCTAACAATGAGCGATATGACTGAGTATCTGCATTCCATCGCAGAGGCTTCAACCTCGACTTATCCATCATTAAAGCCATCCGATATTGAATGTTTAGAGTTTAAACGACCACCGGATGATAGGCTCCGCGAGTTCTCCGTATATGCAGATAATGCATGGGGCAAAATTGAATATAACCACATTCAAATCCGCACCCTCGAAACCCTCCGCGACACCCTCCTCCCCAAACTCATGAGCGGCGAAGTGCGGGTGGACTACAAACATTAG